A region of Diospyros lotus cultivar Yz01 chromosome 3, ASM1463336v1, whole genome shotgun sequence DNA encodes the following proteins:
- the LOC127798267 gene encoding anthranilate synthase alpha subunit 1, chloroplastic isoform X1 produces MQALAMSYRFNPSARRLHHSPATAISVRSSTSAASFPFVRSLQCCYLHSPYLDESKFAEASRKGNLIPLQKCIFSDHLTPLLAYRCLVKEDDRDAPSFLFESVEPGLGSLSVGRYSVVGAQPAMELVAKENKVTILDHEKGSITDEVLADPMAIPRSISESWKPQFIEELPDTFCGGWVGYFSYDTVRYVEKKKIPFSKAPKDDRNLPDIHIGLYEDVIVFDHIEKKAHVIHWVRLDQYSSIEKAYVDGMRRLETLASKVLAIDPPRLSPGSVDLRTHHFGTSLTKSNMGSEEYKNAVLQAKEHILAGDIFQIVLSQRFERRTFADPFEVYRALRVVNPSPYMAYLQVWSSSKLSTISRIPIYSPCNPIYAFNYFPCFQVRGCILVASSPEILTRVTKKNIVNRPLAGTCKRGKTQAEDEMLEVQLLNDEKQCAEHIMLVDLGRNDVGKVSKCGSVNVKKLMTVERYSHVMHISSTITGELHNHLTCWDALSAALPVGTVSGAPKVKAMELIDQLEVNRRGPYGGGFGSISFTGDMDIALVLRTIVFPTGARYDTIYSYKDEGKRHEWVAHLQAGAGIVADSIPDDEQSECEHKAAGLARAIDLAESAFVHK; encoded by the exons ATGCAAGCCCTAGCCATGTCCTACCGATTCAATCCGTCTGCACGCCGGCTGCATCACTCACCGGCCACCGCCATTTCCGTCCGAAGCTCTACCTCTGCCGCCTCTTTTCCTTTCGTCCGTTCTCTGCAATGCTGCTATCTCCATTCTCCGTATCTAG ATGAGTCCAAGTTTGCTGAGGCTTCCAGAAAGGGAAACTTAATTCCgcttcaaaaatgcattttctcgGATCACTTGACTCCGCTGCTCGCATATCGGTGCTTGGTCAAGGAAGACGATCGAGATGCCCCGAGCTTTCTTTTCGAATCGGTGGAACCTGGTTTGGGTTCTTTGAGTGTC GGTCGTTACAGTGTGGTTGGAGCTCAGCCGGCTATGGAGCTCGTCGCCAAAGAGAACAAAGTCACAATCCTGGACCATGAGAAAGGGTCCATAACCGATGAAGTTCTGGCAGATCCGATGGCGATACCGAGAAGTATTTCAGAGAGCTGGAAACCCCAATTTATTGAGGAACTTCCAGATACATTTTGTG GTGGATGGGTTGGTTACTTCTCATATGACACAGTTCGCTATgtagagaaaaaaaagattccATTCTCAAAGGCACCAAAGGATGACAGAAATCTTCCAGATATTCATATAGGTCTCTACGAAGATGTGATTGTGTTTGATCACATAGAGAAG AAAGCGCATGTGATTCATTGGGTAAGGTTGGATCAATACTCCTCCATTGAGAAGGCATATGTTGATGGAATGAGACGCTTGGAAACATTAGCCTCCAAAGTACTGGCCATTGATCC CCCAAGACTGTCTCCAGGCTCTGTGGATTTACGCACACATCATTTTGGTACTAGTCTGACGAAGTCAAACATGGGGAGTGAAGAATACAAGAATGCTGTACTGCAAGCAAAAGAGCACATTCTTGCAGGGGATATTTTCCAGATTGTATTAAGTCAACGCTTTGAACGTCGAACATTTGCTGACCCTTTTGAAGTCTACAGAGCTTTAAGAGTTGTGAATCCAAGTCCATATATGGCTTACTTGCAAGTTTGGTCTTCTTCGAAACTATCTACAATTTCCAGAATTCCCATTTATTCCCCTTGTAACCCAATTtatgcatttaattattttccatgtTTTCAGGTCAGAGGGTGTATTCTGGTTGCTTCAAGCCCGGAAATCCTTACACGTGTAACAAAG AAGAATATTGTCAATCGACCACTGGCTGGAACCTGTAAACGAGGCAAAACACAAGCAGAAGATGAGATGCTTGAAGTGCAGCTGCTAAATGATGAAAAACAGTGTGCCGAACACATCATGCTTGTGGACCTGGGCAGAAATGATGTTGGAAAG GTTTCCAAATGTGGTTCTGTGAATGTGAAGAAGCTCATGACTGTTGAACGATACTCCCATGTGATGCATATCAGCTCTACG ATTACCGGGGAATTACACAATCATTTGACTTGTTGGGATGCCTTGTCTGCTGCATTGCCTGTTGGAACAGTTAGCGGAGCACCAAAG GTGAAAGCCATGGAGTTGATAGATCAACTGGAAGTAAATAGGCGCGGCCCATATGGCGGTGGATTTGGCAGCATTTCCTTCACCGGCGACATGGACATTGCATTGGTTCTGAGGACCATAGTATTCCCGACCGGAGCCCGTTATGACACAATCTACTCGTACAAGGATGAGGGTAAACGGCACGAGTGGGTGGCTCACCTTCAAGCTGGTGCAGGAATCGTGGCTGACAGCATCCCGGACGATGAGCAAAGCGAGTGTGAGCACAAAGCTGCGGGCCTTGCTCGTGCCATCGACTTAGCTGAGTCGGCATTCGTCCACAAGTGA
- the LOC127798267 gene encoding anthranilate synthase alpha subunit 1, chloroplastic isoform X2: MQALAMSYRFNPSARRLHHSPATAISVRSSTSAASFPFVRSLQCCYLHSPYLDESKFAEASRKGNLIPLQKCIFSDHLTPLLAYRCLVKEDDRDAPSFLFESVEPGLGSLSVGRYSVVGAQPAMELVAKENKVTILDHEKGSITDEVLADPMAIPRSISESWKPQFIEELPDTFCGGWVGYFSYDTVRYVEKKKIPFSKAPKDDRNLPDIHIGLYEDVIVFDHIEKKAHVIHWVRLDQYSSIEKAYVDGMRRLETLASKVLAIDPPRLSPGSVDLRTHHFGTSLTKSNMGSEEYKNAVLQAKEHILAGDIFQIVLSQRFERRTFADPFEVYRALRVVNPSPYMAYLQVRGCILVASSPEILTRVTKKNIVNRPLAGTCKRGKTQAEDEMLEVQLLNDEKQCAEHIMLVDLGRNDVGKVSKCGSVNVKKLMTVERYSHVMHISSTITGELHNHLTCWDALSAALPVGTVSGAPKVKAMELIDQLEVNRRGPYGGGFGSISFTGDMDIALVLRTIVFPTGARYDTIYSYKDEGKRHEWVAHLQAGAGIVADSIPDDEQSECEHKAAGLARAIDLAESAFVHK; encoded by the exons ATGCAAGCCCTAGCCATGTCCTACCGATTCAATCCGTCTGCACGCCGGCTGCATCACTCACCGGCCACCGCCATTTCCGTCCGAAGCTCTACCTCTGCCGCCTCTTTTCCTTTCGTCCGTTCTCTGCAATGCTGCTATCTCCATTCTCCGTATCTAG ATGAGTCCAAGTTTGCTGAGGCTTCCAGAAAGGGAAACTTAATTCCgcttcaaaaatgcattttctcgGATCACTTGACTCCGCTGCTCGCATATCGGTGCTTGGTCAAGGAAGACGATCGAGATGCCCCGAGCTTTCTTTTCGAATCGGTGGAACCTGGTTTGGGTTCTTTGAGTGTC GGTCGTTACAGTGTGGTTGGAGCTCAGCCGGCTATGGAGCTCGTCGCCAAAGAGAACAAAGTCACAATCCTGGACCATGAGAAAGGGTCCATAACCGATGAAGTTCTGGCAGATCCGATGGCGATACCGAGAAGTATTTCAGAGAGCTGGAAACCCCAATTTATTGAGGAACTTCCAGATACATTTTGTG GTGGATGGGTTGGTTACTTCTCATATGACACAGTTCGCTATgtagagaaaaaaaagattccATTCTCAAAGGCACCAAAGGATGACAGAAATCTTCCAGATATTCATATAGGTCTCTACGAAGATGTGATTGTGTTTGATCACATAGAGAAG AAAGCGCATGTGATTCATTGGGTAAGGTTGGATCAATACTCCTCCATTGAGAAGGCATATGTTGATGGAATGAGACGCTTGGAAACATTAGCCTCCAAAGTACTGGCCATTGATCC CCCAAGACTGTCTCCAGGCTCTGTGGATTTACGCACACATCATTTTGGTACTAGTCTGACGAAGTCAAACATGGGGAGTGAAGAATACAAGAATGCTGTACTGCAAGCAAAAGAGCACATTCTTGCAGGGGATATTTTCCAGATTGTATTAAGTCAACGCTTTGAACGTCGAACATTTGCTGACCCTTTTGAAGTCTACAGAGCTTTAAGAGTTGTGAATCCAAGTCCATATATGGCTTACTTGCAA GTCAGAGGGTGTATTCTGGTTGCTTCAAGCCCGGAAATCCTTACACGTGTAACAAAG AAGAATATTGTCAATCGACCACTGGCTGGAACCTGTAAACGAGGCAAAACACAAGCAGAAGATGAGATGCTTGAAGTGCAGCTGCTAAATGATGAAAAACAGTGTGCCGAACACATCATGCTTGTGGACCTGGGCAGAAATGATGTTGGAAAG GTTTCCAAATGTGGTTCTGTGAATGTGAAGAAGCTCATGACTGTTGAACGATACTCCCATGTGATGCATATCAGCTCTACG ATTACCGGGGAATTACACAATCATTTGACTTGTTGGGATGCCTTGTCTGCTGCATTGCCTGTTGGAACAGTTAGCGGAGCACCAAAG GTGAAAGCCATGGAGTTGATAGATCAACTGGAAGTAAATAGGCGCGGCCCATATGGCGGTGGATTTGGCAGCATTTCCTTCACCGGCGACATGGACATTGCATTGGTTCTGAGGACCATAGTATTCCCGACCGGAGCCCGTTATGACACAATCTACTCGTACAAGGATGAGGGTAAACGGCACGAGTGGGTGGCTCACCTTCAAGCTGGTGCAGGAATCGTGGCTGACAGCATCCCGGACGATGAGCAAAGCGAGTGTGAGCACAAAGCTGCGGGCCTTGCTCGTGCCATCGACTTAGCTGAGTCGGCATTCGTCCACAAGTGA
- the LOC127798361 gene encoding 30S ribosomal protein S31, chloroplastic, producing the protein MASLLLGALPMASTGLSPPPALSFSRSQSLAGAAFPLSSVSFSTSAVPPPLPSIYCGRGDKKTARGKRFNHSFGNARPRNKKKGRGPPRVPAPPSPPKMDRSDDDEKVKIEIDESLFSG; encoded by the exons ATGGCGTCGCTTTTGTTGGGAGCCCTTCCAATGGCTTCCACAGGTCTCTCTCCTCCCCCGGCTCTCTCCTTTTCTCGATCCCAATCCCTCGCCGGCGCTGCCTTTCCGCTTTCTTCAGTCTCCTTCTCCACCTCCGCCGTCCCGCCACCGCTCCCATCAA TTTATTGTGGGAGAGGTGACAAGAAGACGGCCAGGGGAAAGCGCTTCAACCACTCCTTCGGAAAC GCAAGGCCAAGGAACAAGAAAAAGGGGAGAGGGCCGCCGAGGGTGCCGGCGCCTCCATCGCCGCCGAAGATGGACCGGTCCGACGATGACGAGAAAGTTAAAATTGAAATCGACGAATCGCTGTTTTccggttga
- the LOC127798360 gene encoding pleckstrin homology domain-containing protein 1, translating into MASLWRAAMGGAQSADDYEGVEFWSGPERAGWLTKQGQYIKTWRRRWFVLKQGKLFWFKESTVTRASRPRGVIPVATCLTVKGAEDVLNKQFAFELSTRSETMYFIADSDKEKEDWINSIGRSIVQHSRSVTDNEIVDYDSKQ; encoded by the coding sequence ATGGCGAGCCTGTGGCGAGCGGCTATGGGCGGGGCCCAATCAGCCGACGACTACGAGGGCGTGGAGTTCTGGTCGGGCCCGGAGCGAGCTGGATGGCTCACCAAGCAAGGCCAGTACATCAAGACATGGCGTCGCCGCTGGTTCGTGCTCAAGCAAGGCAAGCTCTTCTGGTTCAAGGAATCCACCGTCACGCGCGCCTCTCGGCCACGCGGCGTCATCCCAGTGGCCACCTGCCTCACCGTCAAGGGCGCGGAGGACGTCCTCAACAAGCAGTTCGCCTTCGAGCTCTCCACTCGGTCCGAGACCATGTACTTCATCGCCGATTCCGACAAGGAGAAGGAGGACTGGATCAACTCCATCGGACGCTCTATTGTCCAGCACTCCAGATCCGTCACCGACAACGAGATCGTCGATTACGATAGCAAGCAATAG
- the LOC127797514 gene encoding clathrin light chain 2-like has protein sequence MASSLTDSSDQLDHESLAAASTRPFDDDGFLGYDLRLSSQRFDSFSNFADSESVKDSAVNESPLFTSQPIPDTPSPPPIYISTGGFSPDPAEFSSFSPEGDGKEFDGSYAASDGPILPPPGEMEHDEGFALGEWRRQNAIRLEEKEKIEKELLGQIITEAEDYKVDFYRRRKASCEINKATNREKEKIFMASSEKFHAEADKNYWKTIAELIPNEVPAIEKKRGKKEQEKKPSFVVQGPKPGKPTDLARMRHILIKLKHNTPPHLKLSPPPAPTKTGAGAGAASDAPPKSATVATSVEVVAVA, from the exons ATGGCGTCTTCGTTGACGGACTCGTCCGACCAACTCGATCACGAATCACTGGCCGCCGCTTCGACTCGGCCATTCGACGACGACGGGTTCCTTGGATACGACCTTCGTCTGTCTTCCCAGCGCTTTGATTCCTTCTCGAACTTCGCTGACTCTGAGTCCGTCAAGGACTCGGCCGTTAACGAGTCACCGCTTTTCACTTCCCAGCCGATCCCCGACACTCCGTCTCCGCCGCCGATCTACATCTCCACGGGTGGATTCTCGCCCGATCCGGCGGAATTCTCCTCGTTCTCGCCGGAAGGAGACGGAAAGGAGTTCGATGGTTCCTATGCGGCGTCCGACGGGCCGATTCTGCCGCCTCCGGGGGAGATGGAGCACGATGAGGGCTTTGCTCTCGGAGAATGGAGGAG GCAAAATGCTATCCGACTTgaggagaaagagaagataGAGAAAGAACTCTTGGGCCAAATTATTACTGAAGCAGAGGACTACAAGGTGGACTTCTACAGGAGAAGAAAAGCCAGCTGTGAAATCAACAAAGCCACTAACAGGGAAAAGGAGAAG ATATTCATGGCCAGCTCAGAGAAGTTCCATGCTGAGGCAGACAAGAATTACTGGAAGACAATTGCAGAGCTCATTCCTAATGAAGTACCAGcaatagaaaagaagagagggaaaaaagAGCAGGAGAAGAAGCCATCATTTGTCGTGCAAGGGCCAAAGCCTGGGAAACCAACTGACCTAGCTAGGATGCGGCATATTCTCATAAAGCTCAAGCACAACACTCCTCCACACCTGAAGCTTTCACCTCCACCAGCTCCCACCAAAACTGGTGCTGGTGCTGGTGCTGCCTCAGACGCTCCTCCAAAGTCTGCAACTGTAGCAACCTCAGTTGAAGTGGTGGCCGTAGCTTGA
- the LOC127797513 gene encoding uncharacterized protein LOC127797513 yields the protein MMKDKEEELALFLEMRKREKERNTLLLQNSPEFDSRVASKLCTSPMFSITSSAEAQKTIVDDFLNSENDKNDYDWLVTPPSTPTFPSLEIESEKTVTSRIGSPKARPTALKSRLANCQPEPAARSNLASRQSSSSLGLNPSSAAVCRPSSSGGLGSRPATPIGRSTMTLASKPTINTASKSMTTASKSMLTTVSKPTSANMSKLSRSSTPTSRTTLPSSQPKVPARSSPSLLRTTARPSTSTGRSTLPASKTTSRTAIPTHAAGNLSAATNPGKSTSSVTKSGSTTVTNPVPLRASSPTVRPRPWNPSEMPGFSLDAPPNLRTCLPDRPLSAARGRPGKPTARSSSVEPAVHGRVRRQSCSPSQSRPPNGIIRSSGSSLPAVNRSYAKAKDNVSPVLVGTKTVERVVNMRKLVSPRQDGKHSPHSNLSGKSSSPDSLGFGRTLSKKSLDMAIRHMDVRQRVRGNLRPSMTNRPASSMYSVRSAPTPKRTVSVSDSLLLTSSGNTSSEASVNNNGLCVDGSELEDDVNSYKGGQSSATVQDR from the exons ATGATGAAGGATAAGGAAGAGGAGCTCGCATTGTTTCTTGAGATGCGAAAACGCGAGAAGGAAAGGAATACTCTTCTCCTTCAGAACTCGCCAGAGTTTGATTCTCGTGTTG CATCAAAACTGTGCACGTCTCCAATGTTTTCTATTACATCATCTGCAGAAGCTCAGAAGACTATTGTTGATGATTTCCTGAATTCTGAGAATGataaaaatgattatgactG GCTTGTAACTCCTCCTAGTACACCAACTTTCCCTTCTTTAGAGATTGAATCAGAAAAGACAGTTACGAGTAGAATTGGATCTCCTAAAGCTCGGCCTACTGCACTAAAATCTAGG CTGGCAAATTGCCAACCTGAGCCTGCTGCCAGGAGCAACTTAGCATCTAGAcagtcatcttcttctcttgGGTTAAATCCTTCAAGTGCAGCTGTTTGCAGACCATCATCATCAGGGGGTCTGGGATCAAGACCTGCAACACCAATTGGACGCTCCACAATGACTTTGGCATCAAAACCCACAATCAACACTGCGTCTAAGTCTATGACCACGGCATCAAAATCCATGTTGACCACAGTTTCTAAGCCCACCTCAGCCAACATGTCTAAACTGTCGAGGTCTTCTACACCTACATCTCGGACTACGCTGCCTTCAAGTCAGCCCAAAGTTCCTGCAAGATCCTCTCCGTCTTTGTTAAGGACTACTGCTAGACCTTCAACTTCGACAGGTAGATCCACATTACCTGCATCTAAGACCACTTCAAGGACAGCAATACCAACTCATGCAGCAGGCAATCTGTCCGCAGCAACTAATCCAGGAAAGTCTACTTCCTCAGTTACAAAGTCAGGTTCCACAACAGTTACAAATCCAGTGCCACTGCGTGCTAGTTCTCCAACAGTGAGGCCAAGACCATGGAACCCATCAGAGATGCCTGGCTTCTCCCTTGATGCACCACCAAATTTGAGGACTTGTCTTCCTGACAGGCCGCTTTCAGCTGCTAGGGGCAGGCCTGGAAAACCCACTGCCCGTTCTTCTTCTGTTGAGCCTGCTGTTCATGGAAGGGTCAGACGGCAGTCATGTTCTCCCTCACAGAGTCGACCCCCTAATGGGATTATTCGCAGCAGTGGAAGCTCTCTTCCTGCAGTCAATCGTTCATACGCCAAAGCTAAAGACAATGTGAGCCCTGTTTTAGTCGGAACTAAGACAGTGGAAAGAGTAGTAAATATGAGGAAACTGGTGTCACCGAGACAAGATGGCAAACATTCTCCACACAGTAACTTATCTGGGAAATCTTCATCCCCCGACAGCTTGGGCTTTGGAAGAACACTTTCAAAGAAATCTCTAGATATGGCCATAAGGCATATG GATGTAAGGCAGCGGGTTCGTGGTAATTTACGGCCGTCGATGACAAACAGACCAGCATCCTCTATGTACAGTGTGAGATCAGCGCCAACACCCAAGAGGACAGTTAGTGTTTCGGACTCCCTTCTTCTTACAAGCAGCGGTAATACCAGTTCTGAAGCGAGTGTCAACAACAACGGCCTGTGTGTAGATGGAAGTGAACTGGAAGACGATGTTAACAGCTATAAAGGCGGCCAATCGTCTGCTACTGTTCAGGATAGGTGA